A DNA window from Zingiber officinale cultivar Zhangliang chromosome 3A, Zo_v1.1, whole genome shotgun sequence contains the following coding sequences:
- the LOC122050488 gene encoding uncharacterized protein LOC122050488 → MDCPCSGIAKRETPICKLYVTGQFCSMAGQTHRVFLFEVSWPREEETTAEFEVAVSNRSDPSAPSAQSSTRKQYENCVSCPRCGLSRWKLNKNKVEKKGVLAKVVWYFPPIPRFKSMFKSLETSRNLTWHADSTRVVGQLRHPVDSPSWKLVDHMWPDFESEPRNLRLALAADGINPHSNLSSRYSCWPIMLVNYNLPPNMCMKRKYIMLTMLISGPKQSRNDIDVYLEVLVEDLQRLWEGVDGVYDAYRRQFFILKAVLLWTINDFPAYGNLSGCTTHGYYACLVCGEDTYARHLENGKKMSFAGHRRFLSRFHPYRRQMKEFNGMEELGEAARPLSGIKLFDKLSDIRHCLDVMHIEKNVFESLINTLMNVKGKTKDNVAARLDIVEMGIRPELTPIVGEKRTYLPLATCSFTKKEKLQVCKSLKDIKVPEGFSSNMNNIVCMDQLKLTCLKSHDCHVLMQHFLPIVIRDALPKHVRYAIIRLCFFFKDICCKVIDVAKLDKLQSDLVVTLCLLEQYFPPSFLDIMLHLTAHLVREVRLCGPVYFRWMYPFERCMKVLKSYVGSRKHPEGCIVQRYLAEEAIEFCSEYLNGVDPIGAPQSIRDSKANFFDLQACNTSIIVQQVDLQQAHLTVLENMEEKDERWIQDAHNKRFIDWFRAKVAAEIDSCNGGTTSTLTWLAHGPRVQILKYNSYVINGNLYQTKARDDDRVCQNSGVSLVANTMLVCSAKDKNPLLADVSFYGVIEEIWELDYHQFHIPLFKCAWVANDKGIINNDECGFTLVNLNKRGHKNDEFVLASQVNQVFYIDDPLKKGWSIVLPVPNRCYEEDDDD, encoded by the exons ATGGACTGCCCCTGTTCAGGAATTGCAAAGAGGGAAACACCAATCTGCAAGCTTTATGTAACTGGACAGTTTTGTTCCATGGCAGGGCAAACT CACCGTGTCTTCCTCTTTGAGGTTTCTTGGCCACGGGAAGAAGAGACAACTGCCGAGTTTGAGGTCGCCGTCTCTAACAGATCCGATCCTTCAGCCCCATCAGCTCAATCGTCAACCAG GAAGCAATATGAAAACTGCGTAAGTTGCCCTAGATGTGGTTTGTCACGGTGGAAGCTAAACAAAAACAAGGTTGAGAAGAAAGGTGTTCTTGCTAAGGTGGTTTGGTATTTCCCTCCCATTCCAAGATTTAAGagcatgtttaaatctttagagACCTCGAGAAATTTAACATGGCATGCAGATTCTACAAGAGTTGTTGGTCAGTTACGCCATCCAGTTGATTCACCATCATGGAAGTTAGTGGATCATATGTGGCCTGACTTTGAAAGTGAGCCAAGAAATCTTCGCCTAGCACTTGCAGCTGATGGCATTAATCCTCATAGCAACCTTAGCAGTCGGTACAGCTGTTGGCCAATCATGTTGGTCAACTATAATTTACCTCCAAATATGTGTATGAAGAGGAAATACATCATGCTAACTATGCTCATTTCAGGGCCTAAGCAGTCtagaaatgatattgatgtctaTCTGGAGGTGTTAGTTGAAGATTTGCAACGATTGtgggaaggagttgatggagtcTATGATGCTTATCGCAGACAGTTCTTCATTCTTAAAGCAGTCTTATTATGGACCATCAATGACTTTCCTGCATATGGTAACCTTAGTGGATGTACTACACATGGTTATTATGCGTGTCTAGTATGCGGAGAAGATACTTATGCAAGACACTTGGAAAATGGGAAGAAAATGTCATTTGCTGGCCATAGAAGATTCCTATCACGATTTCATCCATATCGTAGGCAAATGAAGGAGTTTAATGGCATGGAGGAACTTGGAGAAGCAGCTAGACCATTATCTGGGATTAAGTTGTTTGACAAACTTTCTGACATAAG GCATTGTCTTGATGTTATGCACATCGAGAAAAATGTCTTTGAATCCCTCATTAATACTTTGATGAATGTTAAAGGGAAAACCAAGGATAATGTGGCAGCTAGGTTGGACATAGTTGAGATGGGAATTAGGCCTGAATTAACACCTATAGTTGGGGAGAAAAGAACATATCTTCCTCTTGCTACGTGCTCATtcacaaaaaaagaaaagttgcAAGTGTGCAAGTCATTAAAGGATATAAAAGTTCCAGAAGGTTTCTCTTCCAACATGAATAATATTGTGTGCATGGATCAGTTGAAGTTGACTTGCTTGAAATCCCATGATTGTCATGTTTTAATGCAGCATTTCTTACCAATAGTCATACGTGATGCACTGCCAAAACATGTTAGATATGCCATCATAAGATTATGCTTCTTCTTCAAAGATATTTGTTGCAAGGTTATAGATGTAGCCAAGTTAGATAAGCTGCAATCTGACTTGGTTGTTACACTCTGCTTATTGGAGCAATATTTTCCCCCATCTTTCTTGGATATCATGCTTCACTTAACTGCCCATCTTGTTCGAGAAGTCCGATTATGTGGACCAGTTTActtcagatggatgtatccatttgaaagatgcATGAAGGTTCTTAAGAGTTATGTGGGCAGTCGAAAACATCCTGAAGGTTGCATTGTTCAGAGATATTTAGCAGAAGAAGCAattgagttttgttcagaatACCTTAATGGCGTTGATCCTATTGGAGCCCCTCAATCAATTCGAGACTCAAAAGCAAATTTTTTTGACTTGCAAGCATGCAACACATCAATTATAGTGCAACAAGTTGATCTGCAACAAGCACATTTGACTGTGCTAGAAAATATGGAAGAA AAAGATGAAAGGTGGATACAAGATGCTCACAACAAGAGGTTTATTGATTGGTTTCGCGCAAAG GTGGCTGCTGAAATTGACAGTTGCAATGGTGGAACAACATCGACATTAACATGGTTGGCCCATGGACCGCGTGTGCAAATCCTTAAGTATAATAGTTATGTGATAAATGGTAATTTATACCAAACAAAGGCGCGGGATGATGATAGAGTTTGCCAAAACAGTGGGGTTTCTTTAGTTGCCAACACcatgcttgtatgtagtgctAAAGATAAGAATCCCTTGTTAGCTGATGTGTCTTTCTATGGAGTGATTGAAGAAATATGGGAATTAGACTATCATCAATTTCATATTCCTCTTTTCAAGTGTGCGTGGGTTGCAAATGACAAAGGAATAATCAACAACGATGAATGTGGCTTCACCTTAGTCAATTTAAACAAACGAGGACACAAGAATGACGAATTTGTGCTTGCAAGTCAAGTCAACCAAGTCTTTTATATTGATGACCCATTAAAAAAGGGGTGGTCAATTGTGCTTCCAGTTCCAAATAGATGTTATGAGGAAGATGATGATGATTAG